In a single window of the Lagenorhynchus albirostris chromosome 19, mLagAlb1.1, whole genome shotgun sequence genome:
- the ZC3H4 gene encoding zinc finger CCCH domain-containing protein 4 isoform X2: MPGTTAPSPHSHLPFSLSPSQTILCLLKEMPPTFRDTSAAVWEDGELEEGELEDDGAEETQDASGGPERSRKEKGEKHHSDSDEEKSHRRLKRKRKKEREKEKRRSKKRRKSKHKRHASSSDDFSDFSDDSDFSPSEKGHRKYREYSPPYAPPHQQYPPSHTTPLPKKAYSKMDSKGYGMYEDYENEQYGEYEGDEEEDMGKDDYDDFTKELNQYRRAKEGSSRGRGNRGRGRGYRGRGSRGGSRGRGMGRGSRGRGRGSVGGDHPEDEEDFYEEDMEYGESEEPMGDEDYDDYSKELNQYRRSKDGRGRGLSRGRGRGSRGRGKGMGRGRGRGGSRGGMNKGGMNDDEDFYDEDMGDGGGSYRRGDHDKPHQQSDKKGKVICKYFVEGRCTWGDHCNFSHDIELPKKRELCKFYITGFCARAENCPYMHGDFPCKLYHTTGNCINGDDCMFSHDPLTEETRELLDKMLADDAEAGAEDEKEVEELKKQGINPLPKPPPGVGLLPTPPRPPGPPAPTSPNGRPMQGGPPPPPPPPPPPPGPPQLPMPVHEPLSPQQLQQQQDMYNKKIPSLFEIVVRPTGQLAEKLGVRFPGPGGPPGPMGPGPNMGPPGPMGAPMHPDMHPDMHPDMHPDMHPDMHPDMPMGPGMNPGPPMGPGGPPMMPYGPGDSPHSGMMPPIPPAQNFYENFYQQQEGMEMEPGLIGDAEDYGHYEELPGEPGEHLFPEHPLEPDSFPEGGPPGRPKPGAGVPDFLPSAQRALYLRIQQKQQEEEERARRLAERSKQDRESEEGDTGNWYSSDEDEGGNSVTSILKTLRQQTSSRPQASVGELSSTGLGDPRLQKGHPTGGRLADPRLSRDPRLSRHVEASSSSGPGDTGPSDPRLARSLSTPKPEGGLHSSPAGPSGSKGSGPPPAEEEEGERALREKAVNIPLDPLPGHPLRDPRSQLQQFSHIKKDVTLSKPSFARTVLWNPEDLIPLPIPKQDAVPPVPAALQSLPALDPRLHRTTTSGPPNPRQRPGTSTDPSTSGSSLPDFELLSRILKTVNATGPSAAPGPGDKPSDPRVRKTPTDPRLQKPADSAASSRAAKPGPTEALSPAASPSGESSPPATAPYDPRVLAAGGLGQGSGSGQSSVLSGISLYDPRTPNTGGKAAEPAADAGTQPKGPEGNGKSSTTKAKEPPFVRKSALEQPESGKSGADGAAVTATDRYNSYNRPRPKAAAAPAAATGAPPAEGVPPQPGVHNLPVPTLFGTVKQAPKTGSGSPFAGNSPAQEGEQDAGSLKDVFKGFDPTASPFCQ; encoded by the exons GGAAGATGGTGAGTTGGAAGAAGGCGAACTGGAGGATGACGGGGCTGAGGAGACCCAGGACGCCTCCGGAGGCCCCGAGAGGAGCcggaaggagaagggggagaagcACCACAGCGACTCAGATGAGGAGAAGTCTCACCGGAGGCTGAAGCGGAAACGCAAGAAAGAgcgggagaaggagaagaggagatcCAAGAAGAGGCGGAAATCCAAGCACAAA CGCCACGCTTCTTCCAGCGATGACTTCTCTGACTTCTCAGATGACTCGGATTTCAGCCCCAGCGAGAAGGGGCACCGCAAGTACAGAGAGTACAGCCCCCCCTATGCGCCG CCCCACCAGCAGTATCCCCCGTCGCACACCACACCCCTGCCCAAGAAGGCCTACTCCAAGATGGACAGCAAGGGCTACGGCATGTACGAAGACTATGAGAACGAGCAGTACGGGGAGTACGAGGGTGATGAGGAGGAGGACATGGGCAAGGACGACTACGACGACTTCACCAAAGAGCTGAACCAGTACCGGCGGGCCAAGGAGGGCAGCAGCCGGGGCCGAG GCAACCGAGGCCGTGGCAGGGGCTACCGAGGCCGTGGAAGCCGCGGAGGGTCTCGAGGCCGAGGCATGGGCAGGGGCAGccgaggcagaggcagaggctccGTGGGAGGAGACCACCCGGAGGATGAAGAGGACTTCTATGAAGAGGACATGGAA TATGGAGAAAGTGAGGAGCCGATGGGAGATGAGGACTATGACGACTATTCCAAGGAGCTGAACCAGTACCGCCGGTCCAAGGATGGCCGAGGACGAG GGCTAAGTCGAGGCCGTGGCCGGGGTTCCCGAGGTCGAGGGAAAGGGATGGGCCGGGGCCGTGGTCGAGGTGGCAGCCGAGGAGGGATGAACAAGGGTGGAATGAATGATGACGAAGACTTCTACGACGAGGACATGGGC GACGGCGGTGGAAGCTACCGGAGGGGTGACCATGACAAGCCCCACCAGCAGTCCGATAAGAAAGGCAAAGTCATCTGCAAATACTTCGTGGAAGGGCGGTGCACATGG GGAGACCACTGTAATTTTAGCCACGACATCGAGCTACCAAAGAAGCGAGAACTGTGCAAGTTTTACATCACCGGATTTTGTGCCAGAGCCGAGAACTGCCCCTATATGCATG GTGATTTTCCGTGTAAGTTGTACCACACGACCGGAAACTGCATCAACGGCGATGACTGCATGTTCTCTCACGACCCCTTGACCGAGGAGACCAGAGAGCTCTTGGACAAG ATGTTGGCTGATGATGCAGAGGCAGGCGCTGAGGATGAGAAGGAAGTTGAGGAGCTGAAGAAGCAGGGCATCAACCCCCTGCCCAAACCTCCCCCTGGCGTGGGCCTcctgcccaccccgccccgcccacctGGCCCTCCGGCCCCGACCTCTCCGAATGGCCGGCCCATGCAGGGtggccccccgcccccgcccccgcccccgcctccgccCCCTGGCCCCCCTCAGCTGCCCATGCCCGTGCATGAGCCGCTGTCCccacagcagctgcagcagcagcaggacaTGTACAACAAGAAGATCCCCTCCTTGTTTGAGATCGTGGTGCGGCCCACAGGACAGCTGGCTGAGAAACTGGGTGTGAG GTTCCCTGGACCCGGAGGACCCCCAGGACCGATGGGCCCCGGGCCCAACATGGGACCCCCGGGGCCGATGGGGGCCCCGATGCATCCTGACATGCATCCCGACATGCACCCGGACATGCACCCTGACATGCATCCGGACATGCACCCTGACATGCCAATGGGCCCTGGCATGAATCCTGGCCCGCCCATGGGACCTGGCGGCCCTCCAATGATGCCCTATGGTCCTGGAGACTCCCCACATTCTGGAATGATGCCCCCCATCCCACCAGCCCAGAACTTCTATGAAAACTTTTACCAGCAGCAAGAGGGCATGGAGATGGAGCCAGGACTCATTGGGGACGCAG AGGACTACGGGCACTACGAAGAGCTGCCGGGGGAGCCTGGGGAGCACCTCTTCCCCGAGCACCCTCTGGAGCCTGACAGCTTCCCTGAGGGAGGGCCCCCAGGCCGGCCGAAGCCGGGCGCCGGTGTCCCTGACTTCCTGCCCTCGGCCCAGAGGGCCCTGTACCTGAGGATccagcagaagcagcaggaggaggaggagagagcgaGGAGGCTGGCTGAGCGCAGCAAGCAGGACCGGGAGAGTGAGGAAG gTGACACTGGAAACTGGTACTCAAGTGATGAGGATGAGGGTGGGAACAGCGTCACCTCCATCCTGAAGACCCTGAGGCAGCAGACGTCTAGCCGACCCCAGGCGTCTGTCGGGGAGCTGAGCAGCACTGGGCTGGGGGACCCCCGCCTCCAGAAGGGACACCCCACGGGAGGGCGGCTGGCTGACCCCCGCCTCAGCCGGGACCCCAGACTTAGCCGCCACGTCGAGGCTTCCAGCAGTTCAGGCCCAGGTGACACAGGACCCTCTGACCCTCGACTGGCTCGCTCCCTGTCTACCCCCAAGCCCGAAGGCGGCCTTCATTCCAGCCCCGCAGGCCCCAGTGGCTCCAAGGGGTCTGGACCACCCCctgcagaagaggaggaaggggaacgGGCCCTTCGGGAGAAGGCTGTGAACATTCCCCTGGACCCCCTCCCTGGGCACCCACTGCGGGACCCGCGCTCGCAGCTGCAGCAGTTCAGCCACATCAAGAAGgatgtgaccctgagcaagccGAGCTTTGCCCGCACTGTGCTCTGGAACCCTGAGGACCTGATCCCCCTGCCCATCCCCAAGCAGGATGCAGTGCCCCCCGTCCCTGCGGCCCTGCAGTCCCTGCCTGCCCTGGATCCCAGGCTGCACCGCACCACCACCTCGggcccccccaacccccggcaGCGCCCAGGCACCTCTACAGATCCCAGCACATCTGGCTCTAGCCTGCCTGACTTTGAGCTCCTCTCTCGCATCCTCAAGACTGTCAATGCCACTGGCCCCTCGGCGGCCCCTGGCCCCGGTGACAAGCCCAGTGACCCTCGAGTGCGGAAGACACCCACCGACCCCCGGCTGCAGAAACCAGCAGACTCTGCTGCCTCCTCCCGGGCAGCCAAGCCTGGCCCCACCGAAGCGCTCTCTCCAGCTGCCAGCCCCAGCGGGGAGTCCTCCCCGCCAGCCACCGCCCCCTATGACCCCCGCGTGCTGGCAGCCGGCGGCCTGGGCCAGGGCAGCGGGAGCGGGCAGAGCAGCGTGCTGAGCGGCATCAGCCTCTACGACCCCAGGACTCCCAACACGGGTGGCAAAGCTGCAGAGCCGGCCGCTGATGCAGGCACCCAGCCCAAGGGCCCTGAGGGCAACGGCAAGAGCTCCACCACCAAGGCCAAGGAGCCCCCATTTGTCCGCAAGTCTGCCCTGGAACAGCCTGAATCGGGGAAGTCTGGGGCAGATGGGGCCGCAGTCACGGCCACAGACAGGTACAACAGTTATAACCGGCCCCGGCCCAAGGCCGCTGCGGCCCCCGCCGCTGCCACGGGCGCCCCGCCAGCAGAGGGCGTCCCGCCCCAGCCCGGCGTGCACAACCTCCCGGTGCCCACCCTCTTCGGGACCGTGAAACAGGCACCCAAGACGGGCTCCGGAAGCCCATTTGCTGGCAACAGCCCGGCCCAAGAGGGTGAGCAGGACGCTGGGTCCCTGAAAGATGTTTTTAAAGGCTTTGACCCCACTGCCTCCCCCTTTTGCCAGTAG
- the ZC3H4 gene encoding zinc finger CCCH domain-containing protein 4 isoform X1 gives MEAAPGTPPPPPSESLPPPSPPPPSTPSPPPCSPDACLATPHLLHHRLPLPDDREDGELEEGELEDDGAEETQDASGGPERSRKEKGEKHHSDSDEEKSHRRLKRKRKKEREKEKRRSKKRRKSKHKRHASSSDDFSDFSDDSDFSPSEKGHRKYREYSPPYAPPHQQYPPSHTTPLPKKAYSKMDSKGYGMYEDYENEQYGEYEGDEEEDMGKDDYDDFTKELNQYRRAKEGSSRGRGNRGRGRGYRGRGSRGGSRGRGMGRGSRGRGRGSVGGDHPEDEEDFYEEDMEYGESEEPMGDEDYDDYSKELNQYRRSKDGRGRGLSRGRGRGSRGRGKGMGRGRGRGGSRGGMNKGGMNDDEDFYDEDMGDGGGSYRRGDHDKPHQQSDKKGKVICKYFVEGRCTWGDHCNFSHDIELPKKRELCKFYITGFCARAENCPYMHGDFPCKLYHTTGNCINGDDCMFSHDPLTEETRELLDKMLADDAEAGAEDEKEVEELKKQGINPLPKPPPGVGLLPTPPRPPGPPAPTSPNGRPMQGGPPPPPPPPPPPPGPPQLPMPVHEPLSPQQLQQQQDMYNKKIPSLFEIVVRPTGQLAEKLGVRFPGPGGPPGPMGPGPNMGPPGPMGAPMHPDMHPDMHPDMHPDMHPDMHPDMPMGPGMNPGPPMGPGGPPMMPYGPGDSPHSGMMPPIPPAQNFYENFYQQQEGMEMEPGLIGDAEDYGHYEELPGEPGEHLFPEHPLEPDSFPEGGPPGRPKPGAGVPDFLPSAQRALYLRIQQKQQEEEERARRLAERSKQDRESEEGDTGNWYSSDEDEGGNSVTSILKTLRQQTSSRPQASVGELSSTGLGDPRLQKGHPTGGRLADPRLSRDPRLSRHVEASSSSGPGDTGPSDPRLARSLSTPKPEGGLHSSPAGPSGSKGSGPPPAEEEEGERALREKAVNIPLDPLPGHPLRDPRSQLQQFSHIKKDVTLSKPSFARTVLWNPEDLIPLPIPKQDAVPPVPAALQSLPALDPRLHRTTTSGPPNPRQRPGTSTDPSTSGSSLPDFELLSRILKTVNATGPSAAPGPGDKPSDPRVRKTPTDPRLQKPADSAASSRAAKPGPTEALSPAASPSGESSPPATAPYDPRVLAAGGLGQGSGSGQSSVLSGISLYDPRTPNTGGKAAEPAADAGTQPKGPEGNGKSSTTKAKEPPFVRKSALEQPESGKSGADGAAVTATDRYNSYNRPRPKAAAAPAAATGAPPAEGVPPQPGVHNLPVPTLFGTVKQAPKTGSGSPFAGNSPAQEGEQDAGSLKDVFKGFDPTASPFCQ, from the exons GGAAGATGGTGAGTTGGAAGAAGGCGAACTGGAGGATGACGGGGCTGAGGAGACCCAGGACGCCTCCGGAGGCCCCGAGAGGAGCcggaaggagaagggggagaagcACCACAGCGACTCAGATGAGGAGAAGTCTCACCGGAGGCTGAAGCGGAAACGCAAGAAAGAgcgggagaaggagaagaggagatcCAAGAAGAGGCGGAAATCCAAGCACAAA CGCCACGCTTCTTCCAGCGATGACTTCTCTGACTTCTCAGATGACTCGGATTTCAGCCCCAGCGAGAAGGGGCACCGCAAGTACAGAGAGTACAGCCCCCCCTATGCGCCG CCCCACCAGCAGTATCCCCCGTCGCACACCACACCCCTGCCCAAGAAGGCCTACTCCAAGATGGACAGCAAGGGCTACGGCATGTACGAAGACTATGAGAACGAGCAGTACGGGGAGTACGAGGGTGATGAGGAGGAGGACATGGGCAAGGACGACTACGACGACTTCACCAAAGAGCTGAACCAGTACCGGCGGGCCAAGGAGGGCAGCAGCCGGGGCCGAG GCAACCGAGGCCGTGGCAGGGGCTACCGAGGCCGTGGAAGCCGCGGAGGGTCTCGAGGCCGAGGCATGGGCAGGGGCAGccgaggcagaggcagaggctccGTGGGAGGAGACCACCCGGAGGATGAAGAGGACTTCTATGAAGAGGACATGGAA TATGGAGAAAGTGAGGAGCCGATGGGAGATGAGGACTATGACGACTATTCCAAGGAGCTGAACCAGTACCGCCGGTCCAAGGATGGCCGAGGACGAG GGCTAAGTCGAGGCCGTGGCCGGGGTTCCCGAGGTCGAGGGAAAGGGATGGGCCGGGGCCGTGGTCGAGGTGGCAGCCGAGGAGGGATGAACAAGGGTGGAATGAATGATGACGAAGACTTCTACGACGAGGACATGGGC GACGGCGGTGGAAGCTACCGGAGGGGTGACCATGACAAGCCCCACCAGCAGTCCGATAAGAAAGGCAAAGTCATCTGCAAATACTTCGTGGAAGGGCGGTGCACATGG GGAGACCACTGTAATTTTAGCCACGACATCGAGCTACCAAAGAAGCGAGAACTGTGCAAGTTTTACATCACCGGATTTTGTGCCAGAGCCGAGAACTGCCCCTATATGCATG GTGATTTTCCGTGTAAGTTGTACCACACGACCGGAAACTGCATCAACGGCGATGACTGCATGTTCTCTCACGACCCCTTGACCGAGGAGACCAGAGAGCTCTTGGACAAG ATGTTGGCTGATGATGCAGAGGCAGGCGCTGAGGATGAGAAGGAAGTTGAGGAGCTGAAGAAGCAGGGCATCAACCCCCTGCCCAAACCTCCCCCTGGCGTGGGCCTcctgcccaccccgccccgcccacctGGCCCTCCGGCCCCGACCTCTCCGAATGGCCGGCCCATGCAGGGtggccccccgcccccgcccccgcccccgcctccgccCCCTGGCCCCCCTCAGCTGCCCATGCCCGTGCATGAGCCGCTGTCCccacagcagctgcagcagcagcaggacaTGTACAACAAGAAGATCCCCTCCTTGTTTGAGATCGTGGTGCGGCCCACAGGACAGCTGGCTGAGAAACTGGGTGTGAG GTTCCCTGGACCCGGAGGACCCCCAGGACCGATGGGCCCCGGGCCCAACATGGGACCCCCGGGGCCGATGGGGGCCCCGATGCATCCTGACATGCATCCCGACATGCACCCGGACATGCACCCTGACATGCATCCGGACATGCACCCTGACATGCCAATGGGCCCTGGCATGAATCCTGGCCCGCCCATGGGACCTGGCGGCCCTCCAATGATGCCCTATGGTCCTGGAGACTCCCCACATTCTGGAATGATGCCCCCCATCCCACCAGCCCAGAACTTCTATGAAAACTTTTACCAGCAGCAAGAGGGCATGGAGATGGAGCCAGGACTCATTGGGGACGCAG AGGACTACGGGCACTACGAAGAGCTGCCGGGGGAGCCTGGGGAGCACCTCTTCCCCGAGCACCCTCTGGAGCCTGACAGCTTCCCTGAGGGAGGGCCCCCAGGCCGGCCGAAGCCGGGCGCCGGTGTCCCTGACTTCCTGCCCTCGGCCCAGAGGGCCCTGTACCTGAGGATccagcagaagcagcaggaggaggaggagagagcgaGGAGGCTGGCTGAGCGCAGCAAGCAGGACCGGGAGAGTGAGGAAG gTGACACTGGAAACTGGTACTCAAGTGATGAGGATGAGGGTGGGAACAGCGTCACCTCCATCCTGAAGACCCTGAGGCAGCAGACGTCTAGCCGACCCCAGGCGTCTGTCGGGGAGCTGAGCAGCACTGGGCTGGGGGACCCCCGCCTCCAGAAGGGACACCCCACGGGAGGGCGGCTGGCTGACCCCCGCCTCAGCCGGGACCCCAGACTTAGCCGCCACGTCGAGGCTTCCAGCAGTTCAGGCCCAGGTGACACAGGACCCTCTGACCCTCGACTGGCTCGCTCCCTGTCTACCCCCAAGCCCGAAGGCGGCCTTCATTCCAGCCCCGCAGGCCCCAGTGGCTCCAAGGGGTCTGGACCACCCCctgcagaagaggaggaaggggaacgGGCCCTTCGGGAGAAGGCTGTGAACATTCCCCTGGACCCCCTCCCTGGGCACCCACTGCGGGACCCGCGCTCGCAGCTGCAGCAGTTCAGCCACATCAAGAAGgatgtgaccctgagcaagccGAGCTTTGCCCGCACTGTGCTCTGGAACCCTGAGGACCTGATCCCCCTGCCCATCCCCAAGCAGGATGCAGTGCCCCCCGTCCCTGCGGCCCTGCAGTCCCTGCCTGCCCTGGATCCCAGGCTGCACCGCACCACCACCTCGggcccccccaacccccggcaGCGCCCAGGCACCTCTACAGATCCCAGCACATCTGGCTCTAGCCTGCCTGACTTTGAGCTCCTCTCTCGCATCCTCAAGACTGTCAATGCCACTGGCCCCTCGGCGGCCCCTGGCCCCGGTGACAAGCCCAGTGACCCTCGAGTGCGGAAGACACCCACCGACCCCCGGCTGCAGAAACCAGCAGACTCTGCTGCCTCCTCCCGGGCAGCCAAGCCTGGCCCCACCGAAGCGCTCTCTCCAGCTGCCAGCCCCAGCGGGGAGTCCTCCCCGCCAGCCACCGCCCCCTATGACCCCCGCGTGCTGGCAGCCGGCGGCCTGGGCCAGGGCAGCGGGAGCGGGCAGAGCAGCGTGCTGAGCGGCATCAGCCTCTACGACCCCAGGACTCCCAACACGGGTGGCAAAGCTGCAGAGCCGGCCGCTGATGCAGGCACCCAGCCCAAGGGCCCTGAGGGCAACGGCAAGAGCTCCACCACCAAGGCCAAGGAGCCCCCATTTGTCCGCAAGTCTGCCCTGGAACAGCCTGAATCGGGGAAGTCTGGGGCAGATGGGGCCGCAGTCACGGCCACAGACAGGTACAACAGTTATAACCGGCCCCGGCCCAAGGCCGCTGCGGCCCCCGCCGCTGCCACGGGCGCCCCGCCAGCAGAGGGCGTCCCGCCCCAGCCCGGCGTGCACAACCTCCCGGTGCCCACCCTCTTCGGGACCGTGAAACAGGCACCCAAGACGGGCTCCGGAAGCCCATTTGCTGGCAACAGCCCGGCCCAAGAGGGTGAGCAGGACGCTGGGTCCCTGAAAGATGTTTTTAAAGGCTTTGACCCCACTGCCTCCCCCTTTTGCCAGTAG